ATCCTGCTTCCTCCTGTCACAGGGTGGAGGGAAAAGGCCCAGTCAGGCAACAGTGGATAAACAGCAGTCATACAAATAGCAATAGTGTTCCACTGACAGTTCCACTAGTTTGTTTTCATAGATtgtcaaaacaaacacatttggtCAAACACATCTGGTGAGTGGAAGGTCTTGCCTGGGGGGTCTGTTGGATGGCAAGACGGGccgagggggtagagggggtctCCCtggcctctctccctctgttggaGTGTCTACTGTCACACTGAGGCCCCCAGATATGCCGCTTCCTGTGGAGGTGTTCCTCCTGTGTGTGAGGTCAGACATACTAGAGGAGCAGGAGTGCTCTGTGCTGCAGCCTGGGGGACAATACATTTACATTACAGACTTAGGTGCAAATACCAACAAACAAAAATACTCTGGAGAGGAAAGATGGGGAACATGAACCCACACACCTGAGATCCTGCTCAGCTGGCTGGCATAGCTGGAGTTACGAGAGTGCCCCGACTGGAATACTTCCCCTGGGCTAGCTGCCTGGGTCTGGTCTGACTCCTCTGGAAGACCTGACACCAAACAGAGCCACACCTCAATTAGTTAGAGTCCCTCACCATGTGTCCCATACCTAGGTTAACTGTTTAGTTGTGATGGATTATCATAACATACCCACTGTTACCAGGTTTGAGCGGATCCACGTGCCCTGTCGTACCTGAGCTGATGATCGAGGGCCTGGGCTTCATGGACTGGCCCAGAGAAGTGGGCCGGTTAGGGGTTCCAGTGCCATCCCCCTTACAGTCCAGCTGCAGGACATGGTCCTGGCCTGTGATGGAGATGGACTTGGCTGTGCTGGGGGCACTGCAAAAAAACATGACTGGTCAGTCCACATTATACTGTGCAATGTTAAGTTTGCTTGATGGGCAAATTGACTCCCCATTGGGGGGTGCCAGAGTCACATTTTCTAAATGCATGAAGATGAAAGATAGATCAGAGATTTGAACATGTCAGGTCACTCACGTTTTAAAGCACGGATCTCCAGATAGGAGGGCCATCCCAATAGTCACCTTCAGAGAAAATCCAGacaaaatctacttttattacAATAAGACCATATAAAAAGTAGCAAGTAATGTTTGCACTAGCTacagtatattttttattttacctttaactaggcaagtcagttaagaacaaattcttattttcaactgtctgttcaggggcagaacaacttatatttgtaccttgtcggctcggggatttgaacttgcaaccttccggttactagtccaacactctaaccactatgctatcCTGTCGCCCCAGAATGCCACAGATCATCTATATCAAAGTTCAGTTGAGGTGCTGCGCATCAACAGCCCTGGGTTATCAGTGGAACAAGGGTCCTTTACCACAATACAAAGTCACTAAGTATAAACTATGTCAGTTGTTCTGCACAACCAAACAAAACCCAACCCTGACAAAGTCCCAAGGTCAATAGTCTTGACTCCTGCCCCCCCTAGCACAGTCCCTTGCCTTCAGTATGGAGTTGTCCTGCCTAGTATTCTTGGTGTCGTATCCCTCCAGCAGACAACAGCGGACTGCAGAGCCCGAGCCAGCGAACTCTGCCATGTTGAGGTCAGTAAAACCCAGCTGAGGGAGAAAGAACAGTTACTTTCACTACAGTAGTTTTAAACCTGCATATACTGTGAGGTAGCCATGACATTTAACATTTAGGTTTTCTAGCCCTAAGGGACTGGATATAGAGATATATTTTCTTTGAATCTCAGGTTATCCAAGAGGAGCCTAATttccttttctccaggttcaaTTTCGTCAAAGCTATTGTTTACAGATGTGTGTATTTAAGGAAGCCCATTTCCAAAGAGGAAAGGGGTTTTATTTAGCTTAAGGAAATCCATAAGCATAGCGTGAGAAAACACAGGAAGGGTCCCTGGCTACCTGAGAGAGTGCATCATCTATAAACTTTCCCCAGCTTTATTTGAAGTTAATTtccaatgaacaaaaatataaatgcaacatgcaaagtgttggtcccatatttaaatgtaataaatgatctcagaaatgttccataagcacaaagaGTTTATTTCTCctaaattttgtgcacaaatttgttaacatccctgttagtgagcatttctcctcccccaagataatccatccacctgaaaggtgtggcatattaagaagctgattaaacagcatgatcatgacatactgtaggtgcaccttgtgctggggacaataaaggccagtaaaatgtacagttttgtcacaacacaatgccacagatgtctcaagttttgaggaagagtgcaattggcatgctgactgcaggattgtccaccagagctgttgccagataattgaatgttcatttctccacCATAAGAAACctctgtcattttagagaatttggcagtacgtacaACCGGCTTCAGACCCGCGGACCttgtgtaaccatgccagtccaggacctccacatccggcttcttcacctgcgggctcgtctgagaccagccacctggacagctgatgaaactgtgggattgcACAACCAAAGTATTTCTGCACAAACTTTCAGAAATTGTCtctgggaagctcatctgtgtccTCATCCTCCTCACCAGGGTATTGACCTGACTGCACGTCGGCattgtaaccaacttcagtgggcaaatgttcaccttcgatggtcactggtatgctggagaagtgtgctcttcacggatgaatacTGATTTTAACTGTACCGCATCATGCGGACAagtagtttgctgatgtcaacgttgtgaacagagagccCCACGGTGATGGTgagattatggtatgggcaggcataagctatggacaacaaacacaattgcattttatcgatggaaatttgaatgcacagagataccgtgacgagaccctgaggcccattgtcgtgccattcattcgccaccatcacctcctgtttcagcatgtcgcaaggatctgtacacaattcctggaagctgaaaatgtcccagttcttccatggcctgcatactcactgtcacccattgagcaagtttgggatgctctggatcgacgtgtacgacagcgttttccagttcccgccaatatccagcaacttggcACAGCCACTGAAGAGGAGTGGCACAAAATTccacaggacacaatcaacagccagatcaatcaacaactatgcgaaggagatgtcgctCTGCATGAGCcaaatggtggtcacaacagacactgactgggtttctgatccactcccctacatttaaaatatatatatatatatatctgtgaccaacagatatctgtattcccagtcgtgtgaaatccatagattagggccgaatgaattgatttaaaatgactgatttccttatatgaactgtaactcagtaaaatctttgaaattattgcatattgcgtttatacttttgttcagtatagtttactCAACTTATACATAGTGCCAAAGTTGTAGCTTGTGTTTGTAGAAGTGGGGTGACTAATGTAAATGTGTAAAATGTCTTAACAGCAGTGTTGATGTGTGTTGACATCAGGCTACAGTAAATTGTAATGTGTTTGTGGATATAGGGTGGGATGCTCAGGAGGAGTGGGCTCTTACCTTTGAATATGTTTTTCCTCCTTTGAGTTCCTGTAGTGAAAACAGGAAAAGGGAGATGACTACTGAGCATTGACAGTCTGGCAcacagtgtagtgtgtgtttaaCACTGATCTATGATCAGATTACAGAGGCTACAGAGTTTACACtatcaggggtgtgaataatgaATGGAAAGTTAAATAACCCAGTGGTTCACACAGGAAACGGTAGTCCCTGATGTTCACAGACAAAGAGATAACAGCAGAGAGCTGTGTGTTGCTTAGACAGGTCCCCCAAAAGTCAGACAGACCTTCCGCACAGAGACCCGACAGATGGCGGAATCCAGCACTCCAGTCGTGGGGTTGGTGCTCATTTTACACACAAAGGTAAACCTCTTCTTCCAGCAAACACAGTTCTCCTGAACCTCCTCTCTGTAGGACAAGAGGACAGGAATCAGAGCGGGCATGGcactacagtacagctacataAACCTCAATAAACTGTTATTAGTGTCAAGGGAGTTAATGACAGTCATTACTGTTTGAGTGGTCTCACAATGAGAAGTTACTAATTCGACGGCACATAAGACATCACTTGTGCTTTGGCCCTCGCTCTTCAACGTTTTGCTCCAGTTTTAGTGAAAGCAAACTTGTTGTTGAGGAAACGGTGAACAATAGCCTGTGGGCTTCTGTAAAAACAGAGTTCACATTGTAAATAGGCCAGTGCCTGACGTCACCCTGTCCGTCCATACATTCAGGGAAATGGCTGAGTATACAGAGAAGGACGGTTGATGTAAAAACAGTCCTGGTGATAATCTGTCTACTTCCCATTTTAACTCACTTCATACTCTCCCCTTCCCAACTGAACTGAATGTAACCATTGTCAGTATTAGTCATGCCCCGTGCCTGGACCCAGCCACTCAGAATGCACAGGAGTAACTCAAGTGAATCCAGGGCTTAATGTGGACTCTAGAAATAATGAATAACTTACAGAGCATGAGGAGCTAATGTAAATCTACAGGGCTGGATATGCGTACTCATCTCCAATGTAAACAAACAGCCATGGGATACACCCAAACTAACAGCGCACAGAGTAGGGAGGTGGACAGATCAGCCTGTTTACTGTAGTGTGTACCTATTGCCTTGTGGGAGTGCTCAAACAATCAGGTTTTACCAGACTGCAGTTGACATCACCACAAAGCATACACAGTGAAACAGCCATCCTTCAGTTAAAACCCAAACACCCTTTAAGTGCGaagggtaaatccatttgaattcaatcactttttgatttgaacaaaaccttcCTTACATATTTAATTAACCATTGTATAAGTGCACAAAAAGTTACTTTCTGGACCTGATTGCCAAAACATTCAGAAGATAAGGTGCTCAAAGTTTAAAAACTTCAACCATACCATGAGActtccatgtcttcatcactggaaaacatacacggttgagtttgatatcatttaaaagcttaaaacagggttgtcaaactattttataAAACTTTTTTTGTAACCTTTAATGACAATGATGTAAAAACACATAAATGCTGTTGTTTTACATATTCGCATATGTTGGAGCTGAGACCCTATTTTACATCTAAGGTTTCTGTGTTGTGTGAATATGGGTGGGTGTCATTTTTTCAAATGGCACCACAAAGATAGTTTGAGGCCCACAGATCAGAGAACGTTGTCTTGAACGGGAACATCTGTTGTACATCATCTTGTCGATCCtccataggaaacctattgaaatcataAGAAATATAGACAATAGAGTAGAAATGACCATTTAAGTTGACTTTCGACAGTGGACCGGCAGTCATCTTTGTGGTAGTAATTAGAAGTTCAAATTTCTATTCAATTTGAATGGTGTACCagctaaattgcagtggtctgaagggatagGGTCTGTtctatgaattatatttctatggttgaaatgacacccaccctgtattcaagaacatgttgtgtctcaaccgatggcgggcacaacacaaaaacctcagaTGTGAAAAAGGGCCTAAGCTACAACATTTGTGAATGTGAAAATAAATCTGTGTTTACGCATTTATACAATTGACGttaaaatgtcaaatatattttattaaacGCGGTTTTTACGCTTTTAAAATTATATTAAACTCAACTGTTTATCTTTTCTCgtaatgaagacatggatgtaggtatggtggggtatgcaaaattaTTTAActttatctcctgaatgttttggcattcaggctCAAAAGGTAACTAACTTATTTGGTTTAAATCAAAAAGGGATTATTTcagaaagtgattgaattcaaatggatttacccagaAGGCAGCAAATGCAGCATGCTTCCTGAACAGTTGTACCAGCAGAGACGTACCTGGGACTAGCCATAAGCACACTGTTTTTGAAATAAGCACAGGGGAGTACTTCGGCACTTTGGCAAGCAGCAGAAAATAAACTCACTGCCATAGAGGTCGGGTGCAAAGAGTCAGAATTTGCCCTGTGAATTGCAGTCAGTTAGCACATGATCCCTAACCAGCTGACACATTTCTTGTATTGACTATAGAGCTGCAGAGGGGCTTCAGTAGTAGTGCGTAGTGGTTCGGCTCCTTGCAGGGCACAGGGCCAGTACATGTGTTCCTACTCCATGCCATGCAAGGGACTGGCATCATAGGATCATCTGCTCAAAGAAATGTTCCAGGGGAGCCACGTGATGCCTGCAGTACCTCTACATCAGGGACAGCATGTTCCCAAATGCACACACAGCTTTTACTATACAGACCTTGAATATCAATGTCACACTTTAGGCATACCAGATAcggaagaggaagcgagacatCTTACTCGCTCCCTTTATCTGGTTCATATACAGCCAATGAACTAAGCACACCCAGCTGCTATCACATTGGTGCCTATGGGAGCACCACCCGTTAAGTGATCATTTTTGTCCAATGGTAAATGGCTGGGacatcttcatttatccaccatctttgggcATACTATCTGAAGTCACATGACTGATAGAGTGATACAATGCTGGACTAGTATAGGGCTGTACCCTCTCTGCATCAACACACGGCAAAAATGTACTGTAAGAGATGTGATCCAACCTTCCACATAGTAAATATAGAGGACTGTTTAAGTTGATAACGTTTTCCCTCCTCTAGTATGGTTTCGGTTCCAAAACCAGCTATGGTGTGTTAGGCCAATTTGGCAGGAAAGAAATCCTGTTGCTTACTTGAGAAACTGCTGCTTTGTATTACAAAAACAGATTCCAACAATTTGATTGGCTCTAAAACCTTTAGTCATAGAAGGGCTATAAAGACTCCAACAAATTGCATGTCTTTAAACCTTTGGTCATACTTAAATGTTGTTTAAAATGCATTAGACATCCCCATTTCCACTCTTAATTATTATTCATGTACAGTCTATAATTGCAATGAAACACATTTTATGCAAGTATTGTAGTTCACTgccattttagatttttttcctcACATAGGTTCTTTATATAGTTGTCTCTTTGTTTTGCATTCCTTGGTTCTTTGCCACACACATACTTCTCAAGTTCTTACCAAGAGCGCCACGCTAATCACTGCCCACCCCCCTCAATAAGTCTCTGAAAACGTTCTCAGCCACATTCCATAAAGCAGGTGGTTTTATTAAACTGCCATGGCAACCACACACGCCTCAAATCCAACTACAATGTTGAATCAAAACAGGAGTGAATGAGTTAGAGcactgaggggagagaggatggtcaaaaatagaaaactgaaatattacatttacaaacaagtattcagaccctttactcagtagtttgttgaagcacctttggcagcaattgcagctttgagtcttcttcggtatgacgctacaagcttggcacacctgtatttgggaagtttctcccattcttctctgcagatcctctcaagctctgtcaggttggatggggagtgtcgctgcacagctgttttcagatctctccagagatgttagatcggattcaagtccaagctctggctgggccactcaacaacattcagagacttgtcccgaagccactcctgcattgtcttggctgtgtgcttagtgctcttgagcagattttcatcaaggatctctctgtactttgcttcattcaccttttcctcgatcctgactagtctcccagtccctgctgctgaaaaaaatccccacagcatgatgctgccaccaccatgctttacagtAGAGATttactccagatgtgacgcttgacatACAGGCAAAaaaattcaatcttggtttcatcagaccagagaatcttgtttctcatggtctgagagtcctttaggggccttttggcaaaccacctggccactctaccataaagagctgattggtggagtgctgcagagatggttgtccttccagaaggtcctcccatctccacagagaaactctggagctgtCAGAaagaccattgggttcttggtcacctccctgaccaaggcccttctcccctgattgctcagtttggccttgcggccaggtctaggaagagtcttggtggttctaaacttcttccatttaagaatgatggaggccactgttcttggggactttcaatgctgcataaattgtttggtacccttccccagatctgtgcctcaacacaatcctgtctcagagctctacggacaattccttcgacctcatggtcgaaggaaaatacaaaaatatatttctctccaattttgagCACAAATTTCTTTACCagcctgttagtgagcatttctcctttgccaatatagttcatccacctgacacgtggcatatcaaga
The genomic region above belongs to Oncorhynchus mykiss isolate Arlee chromosome 6, USDA_OmykA_1.1, whole genome shotgun sequence and contains:
- the LOC110525500 gene encoding protein FAM102A isoform X2, with translation MAFFVKKKKFKFQTHLTLEELTAVPFVNGVLFCKLRLLDGGDFVATSSREEVQENCVCWKKRFTFVCKMSTNPTTGVLDSAICRVSVRKELKGGKTYSKLGFTDLNMAEFAGSGSAVRCCLLEGYDTKNTRQDNSILKVTIGMALLSGDPCFKTAPSTAKSISITGQDHVLQLDCKGDGTGTPNRPTSLGQSMKPRPSIISSEESDQTQAASPGEVFQSGHSRNSSYASQLSRISGCSTEHSCSSSMSDLTHRRNTSTGSGISGGLSVTVDTPTEGERPGRPPLPPRPVLPSNRPPRRKQDSVESHPSWVNDTRIDADDIVEKIIQSQNFADISNTEDSNLRLFVSRDGTTSLNGLLRSNRVCAGVYEQVVIESHYDW
- the LOC110525500 gene encoding protein FAM102A isoform X3 yields the protein MSTNPTTGVLDSAICRVSVRKELKGGKTYSKLGFTDLNMAEFAGSGSAVRCCLLEGYDTKNTRQDNSILKVTIGMALLSGDPCFKTAPSTAKSISITGQDHVLQLDCKGDGTGTPNRPTSLGQSMKPRPSIISSGLPEESDQTQAASPGEVFQSGHSRNSSYASQLSRISGCSTEHSCSSSMSDLTHRRNTSTGSGISGGLSVTVDTPTEGERPGRPPLPPRPVLPSNRPPRRKQDSVESHPSWVNDTRIDADDIVEKIIQSQNFADISNTEDSNLRLFVSRDGTTSLNGLLRSNRVCAGVYEQVVIESHYDW
- the LOC110525500 gene encoding protein FAM102A isoform X1, with protein sequence MAFFVKKKKFKFQTHLTLEELTAVPFVNGVLFCKLRLLDGGDFVATSSREEVQENCVCWKKRFTFVCKMSTNPTTGVLDSAICRVSVRKELKGGKTYSKLGFTDLNMAEFAGSGSAVRCCLLEGYDTKNTRQDNSILKVTIGMALLSGDPCFKTAPSTAKSISITGQDHVLQLDCKGDGTGTPNRPTSLGQSMKPRPSIISSGLPEESDQTQAASPGEVFQSGHSRNSSYASQLSRISGCSTEHSCSSSMSDLTHRRNTSTGSGISGGLSVTVDTPTEGERPGRPPLPPRPVLPSNRPPRRKQDSVESHPSWVNDTRIDADDIVEKIIQSQNFADISNTEDSNLRLFVSRDGTTSLNGLLRSNRVCAGVYEQVVIESHYDW